The Brassica napus cultivar Da-Ae chromosome C1, Da-Ae, whole genome shotgun sequence DNA segment CTATAAAATGGTTTAGAAAGCAACCTTTCGATTATTGAACGGTTACTGAGATAAATGATGTCTGTTTTAGAAAGGAAccgttaaaattaaaaatctgattCCAAGGGGAATCGAACCCAGGTCGAGACAAGTGTATAAGTTTTGAAAGATAGGTGGTCTAGCCGCTAGgccgaggagaatcatctggtaTATTTTTCCACATAAACATATTTAAGTGTGTTTCAATCGTTAGGTGAAGTAAGTAACagaatatatttcttttatctgtattcaactataatttttaaaaaaaaatctgattccaAGGGGTATCGAAACTAGGTCGGGACAAGTGTTTCAGATTTGGAAAGATAGGTGGTgtagccgctaggctgaggtGAATCATCTGTTATAAGTGTCCACATAGATGAATTTAACCGCAAACGTTATATTATAAACTTTGGAAAGAAACTCTGAGTTTCAGGATGGGATTCCAGAATAGTTGAATATTACTGTGTTTCTTTCTAGCAAAGAAATTTGAACTAAAATTGAAATGAGATCAAAAGATAAGATTGTATAGTACAAAAAATAAGGAAATTTCAAATTGTGATTTGGAGTTTTGGAGAGTAATGCATTAAAACCTAGGTTGTATattacaaaaatcaaattttccatCAGCTTTGATAATATCTTCAAGCAACTCGATGTCGTTTGGAAGAGACTCTTCGATTCCTGAGATAtatgcttgaacaaaaaaaaaaaatcaaccattactcgtaggagagtcgaacccgggtcaAACAAATGTTTCGATATCATAGGTTTGGTGGTTTAGCTgctaggctgaggagaatcatctgttagttgcttccacataattgaatttagccatataatttatagtataatacatTGGAAAGATCTTTGATAGTTCAGGATGGGCTTCCAGAGTATGCATGaataatatacatgaatattAGTGTGCTTCTTTCTTaaactagaaaaaaatgaaatgagatcaaaactaAGGATTAATATCTACATATTTGGAAAATTTGATAATGTGATTTGCaaattttggaggaaaaaaatatttatatacacatCTACTAGGATTCGAACCCGGAGATGACTAGGAAGAAAGAGGGAATTAAGGGGTAGTAGCCACTAGGCCAAGTTGATTTCAGTCATTACATGTTGTAAGTAAagtaatatatttcttttatttttattcaacttaaattttttttaaaaactctgATTAGTATGGGCATCGAACCCGGGTCGAGTCAAGCATTACAATTTCGACAGATAAGTGTTTTAGCCGCTAGAccgaggagaatcatctgttacaCTTTTCCACATAAATATTCTTAACAGAAAATGTTGTATTATAAACCTTGGAAAGGAACTCGGTATTTCTGGATGGGATTCCAGAATAGTTGAATATTACTGTGTTTTTTTCTAGCAAAGAAGTTTAAACTAAGAATTGAAatgagatcaaaagataatgttgtatattacaaaatttgGAAGAAATCATACTTATTCGGGATAgggttccaaaagaaaaaatgtatatgGTCTGGTGCATATCATGTAACCATCAAATAGCCAACATCCaaataataatcaataaaaatgtagaacttCATCCTATAGGCCTCTCGCATGTGCTCTTGTTGTGCCCTCCTGTGCCACATCTGCTGCACTTGTGGGACTGAGATTTAGATCCAGGAACCCCAAACTCGCCAacggatctctttctctttgtaggAGGGCGTccacttttctttttggtagctGGAGGTGGGCAAGACAGTTCATCAATATTCTCTGGATAGGTGGACGTTGACAACTCTCCACCAGGATGTATGCTTTCAGCATAAGCTTTAGCCCACGTTTCTGTCAAGTGAGAAGCATCAACAAAAAGGTTTTCATCTCTCTTGATATGCTTAGCAGCAGCGATGGCATGGATGCAGGGGATCTTGTCAATGTCGAAAACATTACATGTGCAATGCCGCTTCTCCAAGTCAACAACAAACTTCATTGTTTCATTCTTCACCTCAAACTCGCTTCGATCAACTTGATACACATTCAACAACATTGCGGCCCCTAACCTAGATACCAATTTCTGCACAACTTTTGGAGTAACCAGGTGCTTATGTTTCACAGCCGCTTCGCGTCGCTCAAAAAACCAAGTGGTCATCGTCAATCTGATAGTTTCAAGGAGAGAGATAATGGGCAACTCACGAGGCATCCTCAACATAGAATTGAGAGACTCTGCAATGTTGGTAGTCATGATATTATACCTGTTCGCAGGCGCATAGCTTCGTGCCCACTTCCTAAAATCAGAATCTTCCAGATACTTAGCCAATTCAGGACATTTATCCTTTATGTCATTGAAGATTAACCAGAACTCGTGACACGTATAGGCATCAGCAGCGCTTTCCACCAGAGGTAGCAACCCAGTCTTCGCATATGTAGGAGTGATGTTGCGGAGCAGATGGATCCTGCAAATTCCATGGTGAGATAAGGGATATACATCCTCCAACGCTGAAGAAATGGAGTTAGCCCTGTCTGATACAAAAACAAGATCCGAAGCGTCCGGGATCTTCTGGCTC contains these protein-coding regions:
- the LOC125580192 gene encoding uncharacterized protein LOC125580192; protein product: MPYRTTRLLQSLLYEGVSAVPLNALPDFSPVHIGLSPTTRGAGDIKVNSYFKTKREFMLRMKKWALEWKFEYKTVSSNKSRVLLSCVDENCTWRMRAIKLPLSDFFVVKKYVHEHTCDTTHRKANHRQASAKLLGSLICSNYGEKKEGLKPKQIIEQVRMLHGVHINYKQTWRVREEAQILVRGTPEDSYYNLSRWLYKITETNPGSLTYQHVDAAGKFKYAFVAFGPSIRGFSLMRRVIAVDGTFLKGKFNGTLLAACAQDGNYHLYPLAFAVVDAENGASWKWFFRGLSQKIPDASDLVFVSDRANSISSALEDVYPLSHHGICRIHLLRNITPTYAKTGLLPLVESAADAYTCHEFWLIFNDIKDKCPELAKYLEDSDFRKWARSYAPANRYNIMTTNIAESLNSMLRMPRELPIISLLETIRLTMTTWFFERREAAVKHKHLVTPKVVQKLVSRLGAAMLLNVYQVDRSEFEVKNETMKFVVDLEKRHCTCNVFDIDKIPCIHAIAAAKHIKRDENLFVDASHLTETWAKAYAESIHPGGELSTSTYPENIDELSCPPPATKKKSGRPPTKRKRSVGEFGVPGSKSQSHKCSRCGTGGHNKSTCERPIG